GCTATTGTGACGGGAAGTAAATGACAATCACAACGCATAAAGCCTAATCTGCAAGAATAAATGGATGCTTTTTATACCATCAAAAAAGAGTGACCATCAAAATCATGGTCGCTCTTTCTTTCATAACAAAGAGGTGAGGCTTTTGTTTTATCATGGCATTCATGAGAAATATGTCATTGAACATTATCCAATCCTGTCACCAAGACGGACAGCTCCCTATAAACATGGCAAGGACTTAGCTGACAGGATGCATTTGATTGAGCAGTTTGGTCTTGAACCCATTCATTTGTTAGAAGAGAGTAAGGAGTATTCACAAGACACTTGCTTACGAGAGTGTCGTCGCTTTGGGAATGTCGTCTTTTCCTTCCGCTCGTTACCTACTCCTATATGGCAATTAAGTAAACATGAAATAGCTGTTCCAATTCTTGATTTGCGAAAAACAGTAGCGATTTATGCAACACAGGAGCATGAGTCTATTAGAAGCTTATTCCCTTCCTTTCCTTATTTCATCATGTCATTCTAAGAAGATCCCTGCTATTACTCGGGCGTAATCGCTGCTACGGGACTTTGAAAATGGAAGTAAAAAATCTATTGATAATGATTATCATTCGTATTATAATGTGGTACGAACTTATTTCTATTTCTAACAATTAAGGGGAGTTCTTCATGAAAAAGTCTATTTTTACTCTATCAACAATATTTGTAGTGAGTGCATCACTTCTTGGATGCACGCAACAATCCCAGCCAACACAGGCAGATAAGCCGGTTGCCCAAACAGATGCTACACAAAAGGTAGAAGAAAAAAAGGATGCTTTAAAAAGTGTAACTGAAGCATATCGAACATATTCTATTGATCAAATCGATCAATTTGTGGTTTCTACTGAAAAATTCGTTACTGCTGTAAAAACAGGAGATTTGGAAACAGCGAAGAAATTATACGCTCCGTCTCGCATGTACTACGAGCGCATTGAACCAATTGCAGAATCCTTGGGAGACTTGGACCCTAAAATTGACGCTCGTGACGGTGACGTACCAAAAGAAGAATGGGGCGGCTTCCATAAGATAGAGCAAGGACTATGGGTAGACAAAACGACAAAAGGCTATGAAAAAGTGGCTGATCAGTTGCTTAATGATGTGAAGTTATTGCGTGCCAAAGTGGAAACAGTAGAAGTAATACCAGAGCTTTTAGTGACAGGTGCGGTTGATTTGTTAAACGAGGTATCATCCTCCAAGGTAACAGGTGAAGAGGAGCGCTACTCTCACACCGACTTGTATGACTTTGCTGCCAATGTAGAAGGGGCGCAAAAAATTTATGAGCTACTTCAACCTGCCTTGGTAACAAGGGATCAGAAAGTATCAGATGAGATCAAAAAGCGCTTTGATGATGTATTTGGACTATTAGCACCTTTCAAACAAGGTGAAGAGTATGCTTCTTATACCGAACTAAAACCAGATCAAGTCAAAAAACTTAGCCAAGCGATTGATGCACTAGCCGAGCCACTGTCTAAAATTGGTGTTGTGCTGGAGGGATAGGCATTTATGAAAGAAGAACGTGAGAAAAAACACCACGAGCAACAGCAGAACACAACTTCTGATCAGAATGAGACGAAGCTTTCTCGCCGAGACATGCTTAAAATGGTAGGGGTTGGAGGACTTGGACTTTTAGTTGGAGCAAGTGGAATGGGCGGTGTCATTGCTGCAGCTAACCATTTGCAAGGTGACTCGGCCAAGACAAAAAACAAATCAGGTAGTATGAAAGATGATATTGTCCCCTTTTACGGGGAATATCAGGCAGGCATTACTACAGAGGTTCAAAACTTTGTATATGTAGCAGCCTTTGACTTAGTTACAACCAAACGCTCTGATGTAATAGCCCTTTTTAAAAATTGGACAAAAGCTACAGAAAACATGACACAAGGTCTGCCAGTGGAGGATACGAAGACAAGTCAGTATCTCCCTCCGGTGGATACGGGGGAAGCAGAAGGACTTGCTGCTTCCCAGCTTACCATTACGTTTGGCGTAAGCGCTCAGTTTTTTGTGAAGGACGGTATAGATCGTTTTGGGATTAAAGCGAAACGTCCGCAAGCTTTAATCGAACTACCACATTTCGCACAGGATGCTCTTCAGCCGGAATGGATGGGTGGAGATATTGTTGTACAGGTATGTGCAGATGATCAACAGGTGGCGTTTCATGCGTTGCGCAATCTCATAAGACGAGCGAGAGGTGTCGCTACCATGCGTTGGAACCAAGCGGGTTTCCAACGTACCAAGCAGGCTGATGTAAAGGGTGAAACGGTGCGTAATCTGTTTGGTTTTAAAGATGGCACAGGCAATCCTAATGTGAAAGACCCAGCACAGCTTAATCAACATGTTTGGGTACAGCCTAATGACGGACCAGATTGGATGGTAGGCGGTTCCTATATGGTTTATCGCCGCATTCAGATGCGTCTTGAAGTTTGGGATCGAACCAATTTGAGTGATCAAGAACTGACATTTGGTCGACATCGAGCTAGTGGTGCCCCTTTAGGAGGGACAGACGAGTTTGAACCACTACAGCCAGAGAAATTACCAGATGTGTCCCATGCCAGAATTGCGCATGGAGATGGTTCCATCAAAATTTTACGCAGATCCTATTCATATGCAGATGGTATGGATGGCAAAACGGGAACTCTCAACGCTGGTCTACTGTTTTTATGCTACCAGAGAGACCCGATTAAACAATTTATCCCTATGCAGCACCGTTTGGCGAAGAATGATAAATTAAACGAGTATATTGTTCATCGCGGAAGTGGTTTGTTTGCTTGCTTCCCTGGGGTAAAAAAGGGAAGCTATATAGGTGAGGGCTTGTTCCGGTAACGTAGATCTATAAGGAGTAGGAGTTGTGAGCCCCATGTGGTTTTCTAAGAGTAAACAGCGTATCATGGCCATGTTGATGGTGGCTGCTTTTTTGGTAGCGGCAAGTATGCCGGTCTGGGCTACAGAAGCGACAGATCGTCTCTTTGTCACGATGTCTGATGCTTTCTTGAAGCTGAAGGAGCAAGATTGGGCTCATGTAGAGACAACAATCACCACTTTTGCAGGGGAATGGGCGAAAGAGAGAACGGATATTCCACAAGCAAAAGAGGTGGACAACGCCATCGCGTACGTGCAGGCAGAGTTACAGAAAGAGACGAAGGACGATAAGGCAATTTATGCTGGTCTACAGCAGTTGTCCAAATCCTTAAGAACTTACGAAGAAACGATAGCCCCTCCAAAAAAAGAGGAAAATCAACAGAAGCTAAAAGATGTACTAGCTCAGCTGGAAAAATGGCAAAAAGATGTAAACCAACAAAGCCAACCAGAGATGCTTAAGGCCTATCAATCCTTGGATAGAAATTGGACGAGAGCCGAATTAATTGTTCGAAACAAAAGTATCATGGCATACGGTGATATTGAGAAACAAATGGCTTTTGTACGCATTGCGTTAAATGCCGAACCATTAGATTTGAAAAAGGTAGCTGAAAAAATGGATGGACTTCACCAGTCTATTCAAGCATTTTTAGATGGGAAAACAAGTGGAGAAGCCCCAGCAGAAGGGACATACTCTGTTCAGAGCTTGTTAGATTTGCTTTCGACCTCAATCTCTGCTATAGGGGCCAATGATAATGCTACTGCTATTGATACCCTAAATCAATTTTTAACGATTTGGCCACTGGTCGAAGGTGAGATTATGACGAGGGCACCTAGCTTATATGCAAAAGTAGAGAATGAAATTCCACTAGCTATCAGTGAACTTAGCTCTAAGGTTCCTAAGACTTCACAGGCAACTGATCGATTGGCTCAGCTACAGATTGATCTGGCTCCATATGTGTCAAGTGGCTCTTATCATATGTGGGATGCTGCGGTGATTTTATTACGTGAAGGATTTGAGGCTTTAATAATCGTGGCAGCCTTACTCTCCTTTTTGAAAAAAACAAACCACGCCCATCAACAAAAATGGATTTGGGCAGGTGTGGGTGTCGGAATTATATGTAGTGGTTTGTTGGCTGTTGGTATCCAGATATTCTTTTCACAAGCGACAGCAGGTGCTAGCCGTGAATATTTAGAAGGAGTTTTCGGAATTGCGGCTGTTGTAATGATGGTGCTGGTAGGGAACTGGTTACACAATAAATCCAACATTCAAAATTGGAATGTCTATCTTAAAGGTCAGGTAGAATCAGCAGTTGCTAAGGGCGGACTATGGGCCATGGCAACCGTTAGTTTTCTAGCGATCTTCCGTGAAGGCGCCGAAACAGTTATTTTCTATATCGGGTTGGCTCCATCCATTACGATGAAAGAATTGCTAGCGGGAATTGCCCTAGCGCTAGCTATCTTAGTGGTTGTTGGGTTTGTACTTATTCGTTACAGTGTAAAACTGCCGATTCGATTATTCTTTACGACGGCCACAGTTGTTATCTATGCGCTAGCTTTCAAGATTGTTGGAGTCAGTGTACATGCATTACAAATCACCAAATCCTTGCCTGTCCATCCAATAAGTCAGGTGCCGTTGTGGGAAGGAATTGGGTTATTTCCAACCATGGAAACAGTGCTGTCACAAGGTATTTTATTGATAATTGTGCTTGGGGTGTTTATTTGGACCCACAAACGAGCTAAAAAACCCGTGATTCCTGCATAAGTGCAATAAGATAAAGAAAGAGTCCGATCAGTATGGTGATCGGGCTTTTTTCTCACTATTCATTTTCCATTGACCTCGTTTGAAAAGAAAGGTACGATCAAAAAAAGATTAGGAGCGATTCTGATAAGCATTTGTTTCAGCCTAAGGGAGGATCATTAGCATGAAAATAGCCAAGGTTATTAACAACAATGTGATCAGCGTATACAACGATCAAAAGAAAGAACTGGTTATAATGGGCAGAGGGATTGCCTTTCAGAAGCGACCAGGTGATACAGTTGAAGAAGAAAAGATCGAGAAAATTTTCACATTAGAAAATAAGGATATCTCCGAGAAGTTTAAAACGTTGCTTTATGAAATTCCGATGGAGTATATGGAAATCTCAGAAGAAATCATTACTTATGCAAAAATGAGCTTGGGCAAAAAGTTAAATGAAAGCATTTACGTTTCCCTTACTGATCATATTTATTTTGCTATTCAGCGAAACAGGGACGGATTAGATATTAAAAATGCATTGCTTTGGGAGATCAAAAGGTTGTATCAAGATGAATTTTCAGTTGGACAAAAGGCAATCAAACAGATCAATCAGAAATTGGGAGTTACATTGCCTGATGATGAGGCCGGGTTTATTGCTTTACACATTGTAAATGCTGAACTAAATGAAGAAATGCCAACGATTGTTACCATTACGAAGGTGATGCAGGAGATTTTAAATATCGTTAAATATCATTTCAATATCGAAGTGGACGAGGAATCGTTGCATTATTATCGGTTTATCACACATTTAAAGTTTTTTGCTCAACGCCTGTGCAAGGAAGCTCACATGGAGAGTAGCGATGATTTCTTATATGAGATGGTTAAGAGCAAGTATAAGGAAGCTTATGAGTGTACGAAGAAGATCAAGCGATACATTTCTAAGGAATATAAGCATGAGTTGACGAATGAGGAAGTGCTTTATCTAACAATCCACATTCATCGAGTGGTAAATAAAAAGTAAGAATGAAAGCGTTGACATTTATAAAAGAGCATGATATTTTATAAGTAACTTCATAAGACAAGTTCTTATTGATTAGGATTGTTACTGGTTAAGCAGGCAAAACCTAAATGGTTGTTCATTTATGTGGACAGCGATTTAGGTTTTTTTAAATTTCATACTACTAGGATTGTTACTGTAAGCCAGGCAAAACCTAAATGTTTATTCATGTGCGACTATGTTGTCGATACATGGGTAGATGTTTGGGTTTTTTTTATGAGATGATGTGAATCTTTTGATCAATTGGGCCCATTTGAACAAGTGCATTGCCTTTATCTCAGTCATGTTAGGAAAAGGATGTGTTTTTCTATGGATCAGGAAAAAGTAGCAAAAGAAATTGTAGCGCTTGTTGGAGGAAAAGAAAATATTGCACATGTCACCCACTGTATGACGAGATTACGCTTTAACTTGCATGACGATCAGCTTGCTAATAAAGAGATGCTGGAAAAGACAAAAGGTGTCATGGGTACCATGAAGAGTGGAGGTCAATTTCAGGTAATCATTGGTAACGATGTGGCGCAGGTTTATAAAGAGATCATGAAGAGTACCGATGTAACTACGAAACAAGGACATGATAAGGCTCCGAAAAAGAAGCAAAACCCGATAAGTGCTATTTTTGATGTAATTGCCGGGGTATTTACACCGATTCTACCAGCCATAGCTGGTGCTGGGATGATTAAAGGTCTTTTGTCTCTAGCGGCAACCTTTGGCTGGATGTCGCCAGACGATAGTACCTATCTGATACTAAATGCGATTGGAGACGGTGCTTTCTACTTCCTACCGCTTATCTTAGCATTTAGTGCGGCAAATAAATTTGGGAATAATCCTTTCGTTGCTGTTTCTGTCGCAGCTGCTGTCCTTCATCCTCAACTGACAGCCTTGTTAGGAACAGGTCAAAATACAAGCTTTCTTGGGATGCCGGTAACAGCCGTTACCTATGCTTCGTCGGTTATTCCAATCGTCATTACGATCTGGCTGGCATCTTATGTGGAAAAAGCAGTAGATAAAGCAGTTCATAAATCAATGAAGCTGATTTTAGTACCCATGATTACCTTGCTCATTGTGGTACCGCTTATGCTCATTGCCATT
This is a stretch of genomic DNA from Brevibacillus laterosporus DSM 25. It encodes these proteins:
- the efeO gene encoding iron uptake system protein EfeO, which encodes MKKSIFTLSTIFVVSASLLGCTQQSQPTQADKPVAQTDATQKVEEKKDALKSVTEAYRTYSIDQIDQFVVSTEKFVTAVKTGDLETAKKLYAPSRMYYERIEPIAESLGDLDPKIDARDGDVPKEEWGGFHKIEQGLWVDKTTKGYEKVADQLLNDVKLLRAKVETVEVIPELLVTGAVDLLNEVSSSKVTGEEERYSHTDLYDFAANVEGAQKIYELLQPALVTRDQKVSDEIKKRFDDVFGLLAPFKQGEEYASYTELKPDQVKKLSQAIDALAEPLSKIGVVLEG
- the efeB gene encoding iron uptake transporter deferrochelatase/peroxidase subunit; protein product: MKEEREKKHHEQQQNTTSDQNETKLSRRDMLKMVGVGGLGLLVGASGMGGVIAAANHLQGDSAKTKNKSGSMKDDIVPFYGEYQAGITTEVQNFVYVAAFDLVTTKRSDVIALFKNWTKATENMTQGLPVEDTKTSQYLPPVDTGEAEGLAASQLTITFGVSAQFFVKDGIDRFGIKAKRPQALIELPHFAQDALQPEWMGGDIVVQVCADDQQVAFHALRNLIRRARGVATMRWNQAGFQRTKQADVKGETVRNLFGFKDGTGNPNVKDPAQLNQHVWVQPNDGPDWMVGGSYMVYRRIQMRLEVWDRTNLSDQELTFGRHRASGAPLGGTDEFEPLQPEKLPDVSHARIAHGDGSIKILRRSYSYADGMDGKTGTLNAGLLFLCYQRDPIKQFIPMQHRLAKNDKLNEYIVHRGSGLFACFPGVKKGSYIGEGLFR
- a CDS encoding FTR1 family iron permease — encoded protein: MWFSKSKQRIMAMLMVAAFLVAASMPVWATEATDRLFVTMSDAFLKLKEQDWAHVETTITTFAGEWAKERTDIPQAKEVDNAIAYVQAELQKETKDDKAIYAGLQQLSKSLRTYEETIAPPKKEENQQKLKDVLAQLEKWQKDVNQQSQPEMLKAYQSLDRNWTRAELIVRNKSIMAYGDIEKQMAFVRIALNAEPLDLKKVAEKMDGLHQSIQAFLDGKTSGEAPAEGTYSVQSLLDLLSTSISAIGANDNATAIDTLNQFLTIWPLVEGEIMTRAPSLYAKVENEIPLAISELSSKVPKTSQATDRLAQLQIDLAPYVSSGSYHMWDAAVILLREGFEALIIVAALLSFLKKTNHAHQQKWIWAGVGVGIICSGLLAVGIQIFFSQATAGASREYLEGVFGIAAVVMMVLVGNWLHNKSNIQNWNVYLKGQVESAVAKGGLWAMATVSFLAIFREGAETVIFYIGLAPSITMKELLAGIALALAILVVVGFVLIRYSVKLPIRLFFTTATVVIYALAFKIVGVSVHALQITKSLPVHPISQVPLWEGIGLFPTMETVLSQGILLIIVLGVFIWTHKRAKKPVIPA
- the licT gene encoding BglG family transcription antiterminator LicT; this encodes MKIAKVINNNVISVYNDQKKELVIMGRGIAFQKRPGDTVEEEKIEKIFTLENKDISEKFKTLLYEIPMEYMEISEEIITYAKMSLGKKLNESIYVSLTDHIYFAIQRNRDGLDIKNALLWEIKRLYQDEFSVGQKAIKQINQKLGVTLPDDEAGFIALHIVNAELNEEMPTIVTITKVMQEILNIVKYHFNIEVDEESLHYYRFITHLKFFAQRLCKEAHMESSDDFLYEMVKSKYKEAYECTKKIKRYISKEYKHELTNEEVLYLTIHIHRVVNKK